The genomic stretch TTGGGAAGATAAGGGGGATTGTGGCGTATGAGAGCGCGGGGTACGTCTTTCCCGAGGGGCATAACGTCACCGACAGGAGGGATGAGCCGTTTGGgccgttggtggtgacgCAGGAggcgtggaggaggttggcaaAGTTGGATTTTGTGCAGTTTGTGTGGGGGGATAATCGCCCTGAGACGGGGAGCGGGTTttgggaggagatggtggtgcaGAGTAGGCTTTGTGCGGAGCTGATTAACCTGTATGGGGGGAAtgcggaggtggtgaagctgaaggaggatttgggggtggtggggaatACGCATTGCCCGTTTACGGATATGAATAATGAGGTtattttggggttgttggaggagagaTTGGAGAGGAgtgggttggatgggtttgaggggcgggtggggaaggggaaggggaaggggaagagtAAGTGGAGAGGTTAAAGGACTGCTTTGAAGGTTTCTTTCATAATGGAGAGATGCTCGTGTGTGTTTATGTTGGCTCGAAGGTGCAGAACAAAACTGAAATGCTGTTCTTGCCCCCTTCTTCTGAGTCCCTGGATCGAAACAGTGCCTCCCTTTCCAACCCATATCAACCAGATGTGTCCCCTAAACCATCAGAACTAAAGTttcgtcaccaccacatcatccaccaacatcctcgccgctctgttgttgttggactGGATCCGGAAGGTAAGGTCATTTCCGCCCTGTGTTGCTGAGCAGACAAAGGTATAGCCGATTTGAGTCCATGCCAAAGAAGAACCGGCACCTGACGTGATCGACCTTCCACCCAGAATAACCGACCACGGATTCCCATTTGTGTAACTGGAAATAACGCTGATTCGGAATGTGAGCCTATAATCAGCCCCTGGCTCGCTGCAGAAAGAGACGCTCGTTAGCATACCACTATGCGTAAAGGCCCGAGGAGGCTGACACACCAGTTGATAGTTTGAGATACAGAAAGTCCGGCGATGGTGGCGCTGACAAAGTAGCTCGACTGGATCTCCATCACGTAATTGCCAGCACCCTGTGAGATAACCCCAACGCTGGCACCGGTACCGACCCTGTTGGTGATACTCCATCCTTCCAGCGAGTTACTGCTGAAGTCCCCGTTGGTGATCAACggaggtgctgctgctgatgtggTGGACTCGGGCACGGAAACAGTGGATGCTGTGGGCTCAGGCGCTGTTGTCGTGGTGGGTTCGAGTGTCGACTCTTCGGcagtggttgttgtggtcaCCTCAGGGGTCGGGGTTGCTGTGGGCTCGAGCGTAGACTCTTCAATTGGAGTTGTGGGGGCTGGCTCGGTTGTAGGTTGCTGGGTAGATTCTTCCTCCACAGGTGTCGGGCTAACGGTGACATATTCGGTAACGGTCGGTGTTTCAAAAATTGTGCTTGTGACATCAGCAGTTACGGTAGCAAGCTCAGTAGTCGATGTGATCCCAATGCATCCACAAGCAGAAGTGAACTGCAGTGGCTCGACGGAAGAAGCGAAGCTGCGCAGGCAGTTCAATGGCGGTCTGTTGGAGcagccccttttccagcGTCTAGCTTTCAGGGGTAGACTTTGTGCGATGGTCGTGGGTTCGGTGACAGGTTCGGTGATAGTTGCAGTTTCGGTGACGGCATTGGTAACGGTGCTGTAACGATACACGTCAGTCTCCATGCTCTGACGGATTCGAGAAAGTTGTAGGGGCATACACGGTAGGGGTGACAGTGACGACCTCGGTGAATGTAGTTACTGTGACGATCGAGTTGGTACAAAATTGGCTGGCCTGTACCAGTGAACTGCTGAAACAGTTCAACAGCCCATCCTGGACACACTCCTCGACATTATCGCGTTGCTCTAGCTTTGCTGAGGTAGCTGCGCCCAGAATGACCCAAAGGTTGCCAGCGAGGAGGAAAGAGGAACGCATGGTGGACGTGGGTAAATGAATGACAGTCACTgggaaacaaaaaaaaaatgaatgACAATAGGACTGAGGATCCAAATGCAAAGCCCGGGCGCGTGCGGTCTTTTGGTTGACATTGGCATGGTCCTGAGGGTCTGGAACGTGTGGATCAAGACCCCTGTCGCAAGCTGATGGCTGAAAATCCGATTCTGGAAGCGCTATCGAATTTTCAAGATGAAtactccatcctcctcccatctCCCATGATCCTGGAACCTCGGCATTAAATGGATACACAACGCCACTCTATGGGTCGCCAGGTATGCTCAACACTATAACTAGGTATGTAACATGTCAGCAAAACATCTAGCTTTAATGGCGGGGAGCTATGCTCCAGTGAGTAAGCCCATAATGTCCCTGTAGTCCTCGCGCCGAGGAGAAAAGCGGGAGTCTAGAAACACTTGCCTTTGAACAAAAAACACACAATTAGTGTGAGCAGCCCCTCCTCGATCACAATGCTCAGTCAATCCTCATTCGAAAGGCCGGCGTGCCCTGCTATCTTCATTTTCGTCGCTCGCCATGGATCCTGTCACGGCCATCGGGCTGGTGTCGGGCATCCTGACATTTGTACCATTTGGCACCAAGCTTGTCAAGGGAATCATTGAGATTCGGGAAGCGCTCGATGGCACACTGGATGAAAATCGCACCCGTCAAGAGGTGGCCCAGGAGATGAAACGCCTTTCCGCTCGAATCTTACCGCCGGACGATACCAAGCTCGTCGCCGAAGAAAACGGTCTTCGCCTTCTCGCCAAGAGTGCTCGTCGATGTCGGAGCAGCTGATCAAATTGCTTGAGGGTGTCAAGTCCGACAACAGCCGATCCATAAGAAAAGCTTATGGTCATCCTTGAAAAGCAAAATGCATGGaaaggagagggtggacTTGGAGCAGAGATTCGATCACTGCCGAAACCAACTTGAGCTTCAACTTTTGCTTGTCACGAGGTCTGTTTCGTGTCACCACATCTACTTGGATCTTGTATCATACTGAGTTCGGATTTCTAGTCGCCAAACGGATGCGTCGCTGCAAACTCTATTCAAACTAGTCAAAGATGATGCTGCAAAGCTCGAATATCTACGACAGTCCATCAATCGACTTGAGCAACAAGTTCACCTCTGCGATCTCAGTACCGCTGCGCAGGCGCAGATACGAAGCCTTCTACCTCTTCCAGACCACGTCTCAAATAGCATTGCGCAAGACCGGGTGCTTCGCGCATTGGCTTTTGATGGTATGCGAAACCGTCAAAACCTCGTTCAGGATCCTCACGACATGACGTTTGAGTGGTTCGTGCGTGCAGCGAAATCGTTGCAAGAAGAGGCGCGGCGCGCAGCCAGGGAAAAGTTCACTGGTTGGCTAGAATCTGGCCACGGTGTATTTCACATTTCCGGGAAGCCTGGGTCTGGTAAATCAACTTTGATGAAATATCTGGTAGAACACGCTGCGACATCTGGACATCTCAACGTTTGGGCCAGTGAGTTGAGCTCCCTGGGCTTAAAGTCAAGCCTCGAAGATGACTCTAGAATTAACCAGCTACTGATTGTTCACTTTCAGACAGTCGAAAACTAGCGGTCGC from Podospora pseudopauciseta strain CBS 411.78 chromosome 3, whole genome shotgun sequence encodes the following:
- a CDS encoding hypothetical protein (EggNog:ENOG503PS2B), giving the protein MGGGWSIHLENSIALPESDFQPSACDRGLDPHVPDPQDHANVNQKTARARALHLDPQSYCHSFFFCFPVTVIHLPTSTMRSSFLLAGNLWVILGAATSAKLEQRDNVEECVQDGLLNCFSSSLVQASQFCTNSIVTVTTFTEVVTVTPTVTVTNAVTETATITEPVTEPTTIAQSLPLKARRWKRGCSNRPPLNCLRSFASSVEPLQFTSACGCIGITSTTELATVTADVTSTIFETPTVTEYVTVSPTPVEEESTQQPTTEPAPTTPIEESTLEPTATPTPEVTTTTTAEESTLEPTTTTAPEPTASTVSVPESTTSAAAPPLITNGDFSSNSLEGWSITNRVGTGASVGVISQGAGNYVMEIQSSYFVSATIAGLSVSQTINCEPGADYRLTFRISVISSYTNGNPWSVILGGRSITSGAGSSLAWTQIGYTFVCSATQGGNDLTFRIQSNNNRAARMLVDDVVVTKL
- a CDS encoding hypothetical protein (COG:S; EggNog:ENOG503P1CI); this encodes MAGSYAPVSRRALLSSFSSLAMDPVTAIGLVSGILTFVPFGTKLVKGIIEIREALDGTLDENRTRQEVAQEMKRLSARILPPDDTKLVAEENGLRLLAKSARRCRSS